From the genome of Desulfuromonas sp., one region includes:
- a CDS encoding phytoene desaturase has protein sequence MAETGKRIIIVGAGPGGLTAGMILARRGFDVTIYEKETEVGGRNGELRLADYRFDIGPTFLMMKFLLDEMFAETGRDSADYLDFVRLDPMYELKFVDRAIFPTDDFDKMRDEIARAFPGEEAGLELFFKREKERFAKMYGCLQAAYSSPLDYLKPVFLKAIPHLSVGRSLYGVLGDYFDHEYLRLAFTFQSKYLGMSPWSCPGAFAMIPYIEYAYGIYHVTGGLSEISRAMAKVLEEEGGTICLGAPVEKLLTRGRLVDGVVLANGAIDRADSVIVNADFAHAMTRIIEPGLLEKYTQENLAARDYSCSTFMLYLGLDKTYDMTHHTIIFAEDYERNIADISINKCLSDQLSFYVRNASVTDSTQAPEGHSAIYVLVPVANNQSGIDWSQEAGPFRERVLDAIAQRTALTDIRDHIVVEKMITPEDWEEERSVYFGATFNLSHKLTQMLYLRPHNQFEELANCYLVGGGTHPGSGLPTIYESGRITANLLAERFGADFKKPSGVPLS, from the coding sequence ATGGCAGAAACAGGAAAACGCATCATCATTGTCGGGGCCGGTCCGGGTGGACTGACCGCCGGGATGATTCTTGCCCGGCGTGGCTTCGATGTAACGATCTATGAAAAAGAGACTGAAGTCGGTGGTCGTAATGGAGAACTGCGGCTTGCTGACTACCGGTTCGATATCGGCCCGACCTTCCTGATGATGAAATTCCTGCTCGATGAAATGTTTGCCGAAACCGGTCGCGACTCTGCCGATTATCTCGATTTTGTCCGTCTCGATCCAATGTATGAACTCAAGTTTGTCGACCGGGCAATTTTTCCGACTGATGATTTTGACAAAATGCGGGATGAGATAGCCCGTGCCTTTCCCGGGGAAGAAGCCGGTCTCGAACTATTTTTTAAGCGGGAAAAAGAACGTTTTGCAAAAATGTATGGTTGTTTGCAGGCAGCGTATTCGTCACCCCTCGATTATCTCAAGCCGGTGTTTCTCAAGGCAATACCGCATTTGAGTGTCGGTCGGAGCCTCTATGGAGTGCTCGGTGACTACTTTGATCACGAATACTTGCGCCTCGCCTTTACCTTCCAGTCAAAGTATCTCGGGATGTCGCCCTGGAGCTGTCCGGGCGCTTTCGCCATGATCCCCTATATTGAATATGCGTACGGAATCTATCATGTCACCGGTGGCCTGAGTGAAATCTCCCGGGCGATGGCAAAGGTTCTCGAAGAGGAGGGCGGGACAATCTGTCTCGGGGCGCCGGTGGAAAAGCTTTTGACCCGCGGCCGCCTGGTCGATGGGGTTGTTCTTGCAAACGGAGCAATTGATCGAGCCGATTCGGTCATCGTCAATGCTGACTTCGCCCACGCGATGACCCGCATCATCGAACCGGGCCTGCTCGAGAAATACACGCAGGAGAATCTTGCTGCCCGTGATTATTCCTGTTCAACCTTTATGCTCTATCTTGGTCTCGACAAGACCTATGATATGACGCACCATACCATCATCTTCGCCGAGGACTACGAGCGAAATATCGCCGATATCTCGATCAATAAATGCCTGTCCGATCAACTTTCATTCTATGTCCGAAATGCTTCGGTGACTGATTCGACCCAGGCCCCGGAGGGGCACTCGGCAATCTATGTCCTCGTGCCGGTTGCCAATAACCAGAGCGGAATTGACTGGAGTCAGGAGGCTGGGCCGTTTCGCGAAAGGGTTCTTGATGCGATAGCCCAGCGCACCGCCCTGACTGATATCCGTGATCATATCGTCGTTGAAAAGATGATTACACCGGAAGATTGGGAAGAAGAACGAAGTGTTTATTTCGGTGCGACCTTCAACCTTTCGCACAAACTGACACAGATGCTCTATCTTCGTCCGCATAATCAATTCGAAGAGCTTGCCAATTGCTATCTGGTCGGTGGCGGCACCCACCCGGGCAGCGGTCTGCCGACAATTTACGAGTCGGGACGGATCACCGCGAATTTGCTGGCGGAGCGATTCGGGGCCGATTTTAAAAAACCTTCTGGTGTGCCGTTGTCCTGA
- a CDS encoding arylesterase has product MPFRSLLVLILFMLTVHTGAAADRNLFKIVALGDSLTAGYGLANAEALPAQLEAALQKRGHNVRVINAGVSGDTSAGGLRRLDWTLADNPDLVLLALGSNDALRGLDPEKTRANLDAIIEKIRQKGSQVLLAGMKAPRNLGPTYYTRFDNLYPELAEKHAIPFYPFFLEGVATRAEFNQADGIHPNARGVEIMVKNLLPVLQALLPAN; this is encoded by the coding sequence ATGCCTTTTCGCAGTTTGTTAGTATTAATCCTGTTTATGCTGACCGTCCATACCGGAGCGGCGGCTGATCGCAATCTGTTCAAGATTGTTGCCCTCGGCGACAGCCTCACGGCCGGTTATGGTCTTGCCAACGCCGAGGCGCTTCCGGCGCAACTCGAAGCCGCGTTACAAAAGCGCGGTCATAACGTCCGCGTGATCAACGCCGGGGTCTCCGGTGATACCAGCGCCGGCGGCTTGCGGCGGCTCGACTGGACCCTGGCAGATAATCCCGACCTGGTCCTCCTCGCCCTCGGCAGCAACGACGCCCTGCGCGGGCTCGACCCGGAAAAAACCCGTGCCAATCTTGATGCCATCATTGAAAAAATCCGGCAAAAAGGGAGCCAGGTTCTGCTTGCAGGGATGAAAGCACCGCGTAATTTAGGCCCTACCTACTATACCAGATTCGACAACCTATATCCCGAACTGGCCGAAAAACATGCGATCCCATTCTATCCATTCTTCCTCGAAGGGGTCGCCACCAGAGCAGAGTTCAATCAGGCTGACGGCATCCATCCCAACGCCCGCGGCGTCGAGATAATGGTTAAGAATCTACTCCCGGTTTTGCAGGCATTACTTCCGGCAAATTGA
- a CDS encoding sodium:proton antiporter, which produces MNKLWLYSILLLLGLFGSQFSHQLPEDVYRVVDPVLTLLTMTGLAYIMINVGREFQIDKSKTREYGWDYIVAATAATFPWIFCAIYFVVVFSPSVDWGSWPAWRDSLLVARFAAPTSAGVLFSMLAAAGLASTWVFKKARILAIFDDLDTVLLMIPLKIAVVGFSWMLMGVIGIIIAQLWIAWVYLNRLKIPHSSGAILFYGFIIAAVSEVIYLLTDMWGKVPINIEVLLPAFVLGCLIKEDVEPGHDEGHQETRLDFTISALFMVLVGLSMPLIAWNEIAGEGSMIMVLFHVLVVTVIANLGKMFPAFCYRKEASWRQRLAVSIGMWPRGEVGAGVLILSLSYGISGAAVGVASLCLALNLAMTGVFIGIIRRLLAADGQLVEN; this is translated from the coding sequence ATGAATAAGCTTTGGCTCTACTCGATCCTCCTTTTACTCGGCCTTTTCGGTTCACAGTTTTCCCATCAACTTCCCGAAGATGTTTACCGGGTTGTTGACCCGGTGCTCACGCTTTTGACGATGACCGGACTCGCCTATATCATGATCAACGTTGGTCGGGAGTTTCAGATCGACAAGTCGAAAACGCGCGAGTACGGTTGGGATTATATCGTTGCGGCAACGGCGGCAACATTCCCCTGGATCTTCTGTGCTATTTATTTTGTCGTTGTTTTCTCTCCTTCAGTCGATTGGGGGAGCTGGCCAGCCTGGCGAGATTCCCTTCTGGTAGCACGCTTTGCCGCACCGACTTCGGCCGGGGTCCTTTTCTCGATGCTGGCCGCAGCCGGGTTGGCCTCGACCTGGGTCTTCAAGAAAGCCCGCATTCTGGCAATATTTGATGACCTCGACACCGTCTTGCTGATGATTCCGCTCAAAATTGCCGTTGTTGGTTTCAGCTGGATGCTGATGGGGGTGATCGGAATTATCATCGCCCAGCTCTGGATTGCCTGGGTTTATCTCAACCGGTTGAAAATTCCACATTCAAGCGGGGCAATACTCTTCTACGGCTTTATCATTGCGGCTGTTTCAGAAGTTATTTATCTATTGACTGACATGTGGGGAAAGGTGCCGATTAATATCGAGGTACTACTTCCGGCTTTTGTATTGGGCTGTCTGATCAAGGAGGATGTTGAGCCTGGCCACGACGAAGGTCACCAGGAAACCCGCCTCGACTTTACGATTTCGGCGCTCTTCATGGTACTGGTTGGCCTTTCGATGCCGTTGATTGCCTGGAACGAGATTGCCGGCGAAGGCTCGATGATAATGGTGCTTTTTCACGTTCTGGTGGTCACCGTGATTGCCAACCTTGGTAAAATGTTCCCGGCCTTTTGTTACCGGAAAGAAGCTTCATGGCGGCAAAGGCTGGCTGTTTCCATTGGCATGTGGCCGCGTGGCGAGGTCGGCGCCGGGGTGCTGATCCTCTCCCTCTCGTATGGCATCAGCGGAGCCGCTGTTGGTGTCGCCTCGCTCTGCCTTGCCCTCAACCTGGCAATGACCGGAGTCTTTATCGGAATCATCCGGCGTTTGCTGGCGGCTGATGGGCAACTGGTTGAAAACTGA
- a CDS encoding permease, translated as MLATGLFYLVLVSALYLLGFRREREKTRSSLLAARQTLVRMLPLLLSIFALIGLFNEFVPPESIRGWLGDNNHLLSLLNGALVGAVAIGPPVAAFPIAGSFIETGAWPPAAAAFIVSWVSVGIVSLPVEAHVFGWKFALWRNSITFIAALLIGLLIGGLI; from the coding sequence ATGCTCGCAACCGGACTCTTCTATCTCGTTCTTGTTTCAGCCCTCTATCTACTCGGTTTCCGCCGGGAGCGTGAAAAAACCCGAAGCAGTCTGCTGGCCGCGCGCCAGACCCTGGTGCGGATGCTGCCGCTTTTGCTTTCGATATTTGCCTTGATCGGCCTTTTTAATGAATTCGTTCCCCCCGAGTCAATTCGCGGCTGGCTCGGTGATAATAACCACCTGCTCTCGCTTTTGAATGGAGCACTTGTCGGGGCGGTCGCAATCGGGCCGCCGGTCGCAGCTTTCCCGATTGCCGGTTCGTTCATCGAAACCGGCGCCTGGCCACCGGCCGCGGCCGCCTTCATTGTTTCATGGGTATCGGTCGGCATCGTCTCCCTGCCGGTGGAGGCACACGTTTTCGGATGGAAGTTTGCGCTCTGGCGCAATAGCATCACCTTTATCGCCGCCCTGCTGATCGGGCTGTTGATCGGAGGGCTGATATGA
- a CDS encoding cytochrome C, with protein sequence MKKIIVLAMLLAFVSVSAFAADVVTYENKKGNVTFDHKAHQEKLGDCAKCHEGTPAKIAVDKDFGHKTCKACHKDMGGPTKCNDCHKK encoded by the coding sequence ATGAAAAAGATTATTGTACTCGCAATGCTTCTTGCTTTCGTAAGTGTCAGCGCATTTGCTGCCGACGTTGTCACTTATGAAAACAAAAAAGGGAATGTCACTTTTGACCACAAGGCTCACCAGGAAAAGCTGGGTGATTGCGCCAAGTGTCATGAAGGGACTCCGGCCAAGATCGCCGTTGACAAAGACTTCGGTCACAAGACCTGCAAGGCTTGTCACAAAGATATGGGCGGTCCGACTAAATGTAACGACTGCCACAAAAAGTAA
- a CDS encoding Fis family transcriptional regulator, with translation MAHFRGIGNFDCISMMDSLPDGIFVVDQEMRISAFNTAAASLTGFKCEEVLGRYCHEVFCSDLCKEECPLLEAKEKHTTIHNRIMSIKRKDGKRIPITISASILYDSAGNFVGGVETIRSRRHINTIVNSVADGIFTVDRDMRIWTYNKAAEEMTGIPYSEAVGRPCQEIFHSSVCKNGCPVREAMETGQPVINREVQIIDNEGHCKPVSISASTLEDEDGNIVGAVESMRDLSMVYTLKEEIQKKYAFENMVSRNPTMRRLFEIVNDISSSEATVFIHGDSGTGKELFARAIHELSPRRVGPLIIINCGALPENLLEAEIFGVRKGAYTGADEDRPGRLELCQGGTFFLDEVGDLPLSLQVKLLRVLENREFQPVGGKETLQADVRFITATHRNLEQMVAQGTFRQDLLFRINTVTLNIPPLRERREDIPLLIDMAMQRFNALYNKRIKAVSPDLMRLILSYDFPGNVRELLNLMEQAVILCKGDEVGLEHVPENLFRNNLGECDNLPRANKAFNPGLLAEVLDRHRGNRIGAAEELGVSRTTLWRWVKQAGLENMK, from the coding sequence ATGGCACATTTCAGAGGAATCGGCAACTTCGATTGCATCAGCATGATGGATTCCCTTCCTGACGGCATTTTTGTCGTAGACCAGGAGATGCGTATTTCCGCATTCAATACAGCGGCGGCATCGCTCACCGGCTTTAAGTGTGAAGAGGTTTTAGGGCGGTATTGCCATGAAGTGTTCTGTTCCGATCTCTGCAAGGAGGAATGTCCTCTCCTCGAGGCGAAAGAAAAACACACAACCATCCATAACCGGATCATGTCAATCAAGCGCAAGGACGGCAAGCGCATACCGATCACCATCAGTGCCTCGATCCTATATGATTCCGCGGGGAATTTTGTCGGCGGCGTTGAAACAATCAGAAGCCGCCGACACATCAACACCATCGTCAACAGCGTGGCTGACGGCATATTCACCGTCGACAGGGACATGCGCATCTGGACCTACAACAAGGCGGCCGAAGAGATGACCGGAATCCCCTACAGCGAAGCGGTCGGTCGCCCCTGCCAGGAGATATTCCACTCCTCTGTCTGCAAAAACGGCTGTCCGGTTCGCGAAGCGATGGAGACGGGTCAACCTGTCATTAATCGAGAAGTCCAGATCATTGACAACGAGGGACACTGCAAGCCGGTCTCGATCAGCGCTTCGACGCTCGAAGATGAAGATGGCAATATTGTCGGGGCCGTCGAATCAATGCGCGACCTCTCCATGGTCTATACCCTGAAAGAAGAGATCCAGAAGAAATACGCTTTTGAAAATATGGTCAGCCGCAATCCGACGATGCGGCGCCTTTTTGAAATCGTCAACGACATTTCGTCCAGCGAAGCGACTGTCTTTATCCATGGCGACAGCGGCACCGGCAAAGAGCTGTTTGCCCGGGCGATTCATGAATTAAGCCCACGCCGGGTCGGTCCTTTGATCATCATCAACTGCGGCGCCCTGCCGGAGAACCTTCTCGAAGCGGAAATCTTCGGTGTCCGCAAGGGAGCATATACCGGTGCCGACGAGGACAGGCCCGGCCGGCTCGAGCTCTGCCAGGGCGGTACATTTTTCCTTGATGAAGTCGGCGATTTGCCGCTTTCACTGCAAGTCAAGTTACTGCGGGTCCTTGAAAACCGGGAATTCCAGCCGGTGGGCGGCAAAGAGACCCTGCAGGCCGATGTCCGGTTCATTACCGCAACGCATCGCAACCTCGAGCAGATGGTAGCGCAAGGAACATTCCGCCAGGACCTCCTGTTCCGGATCAATACGGTGACGCTCAACATCCCGCCATTGAGGGAGCGCCGGGAAGATATCCCCCTGCTCATCGACATGGCGATGCAGCGCTTCAATGCCCTTTACAACAAACGGATCAAGGCGGTCTCTCCCGACCTGATGCGACTGATTTTGTCGTACGACTTTCCCGGCAACGTCCGGGAGCTGCTCAACCTGATGGAGCAGGCGGTAATCCTCTGCAAGGGAGACGAGGTTGGTCTTGAGCATGTACCGGAAAACCTGTTTCGCAACAACCTTGGGGAGTGCGACAACTTACCGCGTGCAAACAAGGCCTTTAACCCGGGCCTGCTGGCCGAGGTTCTGGACCGACATCGGGGCAACCGCATCGGAGCTGCGGAAGAGCTTGGCGTTTCACGGACGACACTCTGGCGATGGGTCAAACAAGCCGGACTTGAGAATATGAAATAA
- a CDS encoding cytochrome C, whose amino-acid sequence MRNSLLFTLFLLAFVLTGVSSEALAAGPKSMVDSSACLDCHDDLVSAEDFVASAHGGNGCTSCHLSGMQLDKHMEGEADIDDVKCDRCHTKVMAEYIDSVHFTNEVSCTSCHTDIHRTPDVDKRASVTICVECHDDMDGFMNSIHGESLLAGNADAPDCSSCHGLHEIQEIKPGTSNEGKLFYSSTCIPCHDNHDMMERNGVNPNAVETYLESYHGKGYMLGFPDQNAGCADCHTAHNVLPEANPKSTINEANIQGVCQQCHPDASEFFSMYYAHGDHSDSEKYPILYWTFMGMSGLLIGTFTFFWIHSLLWMFRGFVENREKKKALIEGRAHIDPDAHKVYSRFKMRHILLHVTVIISFLGLSLTGLPLKFSDQVWAKTLMSFYGGVHYAGLIHRGCAILTFYYFLGALWMSIDFLFIRKDVKGHFLQKLFGPDSLMPNLRDISDIIGMVKWFFFKGPKPSFERWTYWEKFDFLAVFWGMFAIGGSGLMLWFPEFFGHFLPGWMLNVATIIHSDEALLATGFIFTVHFFNTHGRPEKFPMDFVIFNGEVSKEELMEERGDQWKRYEELGITENFLMEKQSSVLYDFIFKGFGFLAVFTGLVLIFCMFIAFFA is encoded by the coding sequence ATGCGTAACTCATTATTGTTCACACTATTTTTGCTGGCCTTCGTGCTTACGGGCGTGTCCAGTGAGGCCCTGGCAGCGGGACCGAAATCAATGGTCGACTCTTCGGCATGCCTCGACTGCCATGATGACCTTGTCAGCGCGGAAGATTTTGTCGCCTCTGCACACGGCGGGAATGGCTGCACCAGCTGCCATCTCTCCGGGATGCAGCTCGACAAGCACATGGAAGGCGAAGCCGATATTGACGATGTCAAATGCGATCGCTGCCACACCAAGGTGATGGCCGAATATATTGACAGTGTCCACTTCACCAACGAAGTCAGCTGCACTTCCTGCCACACCGATATCCACCGCACCCCGGATGTCGACAAAAGGGCCAGCGTAACCATCTGTGTCGAATGCCACGACGACATGGATGGCTTCATGAACTCGATCCACGGCGAAAGCCTGCTGGCCGGCAACGCCGACGCGCCCGACTGCAGCAGCTGTCATGGCCTGCATGAGATCCAGGAGATCAAACCCGGGACCAGCAATGAGGGAAAATTATTCTACTCCTCGACCTGCATCCCTTGCCACGACAACCATGACATGATGGAACGCAACGGGGTCAATCCGAATGCCGTTGAGACCTACCTCGAGAGCTATCACGGCAAGGGCTACATGCTCGGCTTTCCCGATCAGAACGCCGGATGTGCCGACTGCCACACGGCACACAATGTCTTGCCCGAGGCTAACCCGAAGTCAACGATTAACGAGGCAAACATTCAGGGAGTCTGCCAACAATGCCACCCGGATGCCTCGGAATTTTTCAGCATGTACTACGCTCACGGCGATCACAGCGATAGTGAAAAATATCCCATCCTCTACTGGACCTTCATGGGCATGTCGGGGCTACTGATCGGCACATTCACATTTTTCTGGATTCATTCTCTACTCTGGATGTTCCGTGGTTTTGTAGAAAACCGGGAGAAGAAGAAAGCCTTGATTGAGGGTCGCGCGCACATCGACCCCGACGCCCACAAGGTCTACTCCCGTTTCAAAATGCGCCACATCCTGCTGCACGTGACGGTCATTATCAGCTTCCTCGGCCTTTCACTGACCGGGCTCCCCCTCAAGTTCAGCGACCAGGTCTGGGCCAAAACCCTGATGTCGTTCTACGGCGGCGTTCATTATGCCGGCTTGATCCATCGCGGTTGCGCGATTCTGACCTTTTACTATTTCCTCGGTGCGCTCTGGATGAGCATCGACTTCCTGTTCATCCGCAAAGATGTCAAGGGACACTTTCTGCAGAAGCTGTTCGGTCCCGACTCCCTGATGCCGAACCTGCGCGACATCAGCGACATTATCGGAATGGTGAAATGGTTCTTCTTCAAGGGCCCGAAACCGAGCTTCGAGCGCTGGACCTACTGGGAAAAGTTCGACTTCCTCGCTGTCTTCTGGGGTATGTTCGCCATCGGCGGCTCCGGCCTCATGCTCTGGTTTCCGGAGTTCTTCGGGCACTTCCTGCCGGGATGGATGCTCAATGTGGCAACGATCATCCATTCGGATGAAGCACTGCTGGCGACCGGTTTTATCTTTACCGTCCATTTCTTCAATACCCACGGACGCCCCGAGAAGTTCCCGATGGATTTTGTCATCTTTAACGGCGAAGTCAGCAAAGAGGAACTGATGGAGGAGCGGGGTGACCAGTGGAAACGATACGAAGAGCTGGGCATCACCGAAAACTTCCTTATGGAGAAGCAGAGCAGTGTCCTTTACGATTTCATTTTTAAAGGATTCGGCTTCCTGGCGGTCTTTACCGGCCTGGTCCTGATTTTCTGTATGTTTATTGCTTTCTTCGCCTGA